Proteins from one Malania oleifera isolate guangnan ecotype guangnan chromosome 4, ASM2987363v1, whole genome shotgun sequence genomic window:
- the LOC131153087 gene encoding uncharacterized protein LOC131153087, whose translation MAVQWSPLSYSCYSKPFRTKPLSPFSPTRFSSSYNSPSSIDIDSFQLSTHSVSRDVSAVISEGKAVGSSTSDTDVLKLTYLEGNSWLWDVGGLKVLVDPVLVGNLDFGIPWLYDGAKKILKSFKLSDLPQVDCLLITQGLDDHCHLKTLKPLSEMFGDLSVIATPNAKALLNPLFKNVTYLEPGQSFEVAAKNGCKVTVQATVGPVLGPPWQRPENGYLVNSPRDQLTLYYEPHCVYNKNLLGKVQADIIITPVKKQLLPKFTLVSGQEDAVQLAKLLNAKFVVPMNNGDLDTRGLLAPIIQSIGTVESFKELLSRELPVAQVLEPMPGVPLEISAASRLA comes from the exons ATGGCGGTTCAATGGAGTCCTCTCTCTTACTCCTGCTACTCAAAGCCCTTTAGAACCAAGCCCTTATCGCCATTCTCACCTACCCGTTTCAGCTCATCTTATAACAGTCCATCCTCCATCGATATCGACTCATTTCAGCTCTCAACAcacag TGTGTCAAGGGATGTTTCTGCTGTAATTTCTGAAGGGAAAGCGGTGGGTTCCAGCACTTCTGATACTGATGTGCTCAAACTCACTTACTTGGAG GGTAATAGTTGGCTGTGGGATGTGGGAGGGTTGAAAGTTTTGGTTGATCCAGTCTTGGTGGGTAACTTGGACTTTGGAATCCCCTGGCTTTATGATGGTGCCAAGAAGATTTTGAAAAGTTTCAAG CTTAGTGATCTTCCTCAAGTCGATTGCTTGCTGATTACACAAGGCCTTGATGACCACTGCCATTTGAAGACCTTAAAGCCACTCTCTGAAATGTTTGGAGATCTTAGTGTCATAGCGACTCCCAATGCTAAAGCCTTATTGAACCCCCTTTTCAAAAAT GTCACATATCTGGAGCCTGGTCAGAGTTTTGAAGTTGCTGCAAAAAATGGTTGTAAAGTCACAGTGCAGGCTACTGTAGGTCCAGTTCTGGGTCCTCCTTGGCAACGTCCTGAGAATGG ATATCTTGTCAATTCTCCACGAGACCAGCTGACTCTTTACTATGAACCCCACTGTGTATATAACAAGAATCTCTTGGGGAAGGTACAGGCTGACATCATCATTACCCCAGTTAAAAAGCAGCTCCTGCCGAAATTTACTTTGGTTTCTGGCCAAGAAGATGCAGTTCAACTTGCAAAGCTGTTGAATGCCAA gTTTGTTGTGCCAATGAACAATGGAGACCTTGATACTCGAGGGCTTCTTGCACCTATAATTCAATCTATAGGGACAGTTGAGTCATTCAAG GAACTTCTGTCAAGGGAACTACCTGTCGCACAGGTACTGGAGCCCATGCCTGGAGTTCCACTGGAAATTTCAGCAGCTTCAAGACTTGCATAG